Proteins encoded in a region of the Carassius auratus strain Wakin unplaced genomic scaffold, ASM336829v1 scaf_tig00030182, whole genome shotgun sequence genome:
- the LOC113080039 gene encoding zona pellucida sperm-binding protein 4-like yields MAGSWCLVQISLVCAFCHAVPQWSKSLQDAQALMMQQTDQQFQLQQTDQQFQLQKPVQQLTNQQFQLQKPVQQLTNQQFPLQKPVQQLTNQQFPLQKPVQHLPNPQFPLQKPVQQLTKPQYPLQKPVQPLTNQQFPLRKPVQQLTKPQFPLQKPVQQLTNQQFPIQKPVQHLPNPQFPLQKPVQQLTKPQFPIQKPVKQQFQKPVVQAEPFDKCVAVADSEQIQCGLPGISGAECEAINCCFNGQQCFYGRAVTVQCIRDGQFVVVVSRDVTLPRLSLDTVHLLGGNDPPCAPVGSTPSFAIYQFPVTACGTSVMEDSGYVVYENRMTSSYEVGIGPYGSITRDSHFEFLFQCRYSGTSVEALVVEVNSVPPPPPVAAPGPLRVELRLANGQCVTKGCAEGDEAYTSYYSDADYPITKVLREPVYVEVHIMERTDPNIVLTLGRCWTTSTPSPLSLPQWDLLIDGCPYQDDRYLTTLVPVTGSSGLQFPTHYKRFVVKMFTFVDPASLAALQETIFIHCTTEVCHPSSGSCEQSCTRKRRDTRIKAVSGEQTVVSSGEVTLVM; encoded by the exons ATGGCTGGAAGTTGGTGTTTGGTTCAGATTTCGTTGGTCTGTGCTTTCTGTCATGCTGTTCCACAGTGGAGTAAGTCGCTTCAGGATGCTCAAGCTCTGATGATGCAGCAGACTGACCAGCAGTTTCAGCTCCAGCAGACTGACCAGCAGTTTCAGctccagaagccagttcaacagctaactaaccaacagtttcagctccagaagccagttcaacagctaactaaccaacagtttccgcttcagaagcctgttcaacagctaactaaccagcagtttccacttcagaaACCAGTTCAACACCTACCTAACCCGCaatttccacttcagaagcctgttcaacaGTTAACTAAGCCGCAGTAtccgcttcagaagcctgttcaaccgctaactaaccagcagtttccgcttcggaagccagttcaacagctaactaagccgcagtttccgcttcagaagcctgttcaacagctaactaaccagcagtttccgatTCAGAAACCAGTTCAACACCTACCTAACCCGCaatttccacttcagaagcctgttcaacagttaactaagccgcagtttccgATTCAGAAGCCAGTTAAACAGCAGTTTCAGAAGCCAGTAGTGCAGGCAGAGCCCTTTGATAAATGTGTAGctgtagctgattctgagcagatccaatgtggtctacctgggatcagtggtgctgagtgtgaagctatcaactgctgctttaaCGGACAGCAGTGTTTCTATGGAAGGGCGG TGACCGTCCAGTGtattagagatggtcagtttgtggtagtggtgtctAGAGATGTTACtctgcctcgactgagtctggatacggttcatctactgggtggaaatgacccaccttgtgctcctgtggggtctacaccttcctttgctatataccagttccctgtgaccgcctgtggcacgagcgtgatg GAGGACAGCGGATATGTGGTGTATGAAAACCGAATGACCTCCtcgtatgaagtggggattggaccatatggttctatcacaagggacagtcattttGA gtttctcttccagtgtagataTTCAGGAACTTCagtggaagctctggttgtggaggtcaactctgttcctccacctccaccagtagctgctcctggacctctcagggtggagctcagactggccaatggccaatgcgtcaccaaaggctgtgctgaag gggatgaggcctacacgtcctaTTACAGTGAcgctgattatcccatcacaaaagtcctgcgagagcctgtgtatgttgaggtgcacattatggagaggaccgaccccaacattgtcctgacGCTGGGACGTTGTTGGACGACTTCAACCCCCAGTCCACTCAGTctcccccagtgggaccttctgatcGACGG atgcccttaccaggacgaccgctatctgaccacactggttccagtgactggatcgtctggtcttcagttcccaacccactacaagcgctttgttgtgaagatgttcacatttgtagatccagCCTCACTGGCTGCTCTGCAGGAAACC atcttcatccactgcactacagaggtgtgccatccatcatctgGCTCTTGTGAGCAAAGCTGCACCAGGAAAC GAAGAGACACTCGTATCAAGGCTGTCTCTGgggagcagactgtggtttctagtggagaagttactctggtcatgtaa
- the LOC113080048 gene encoding zona pellucida sperm-binding protein 3-like codes for MGLLQYVLVLVVLVVFDLKNAFGSLRSSQSPKSKKHQSYPASRVPVSSQVLGNTLQKASLSQSLDYRGFAQEPLGLQEKQVLQGPVKPLDWRFPTVPEVPSEMAVDFHLRQPVTPSSVAIQCGENRVHVEVQQDLFSNGELIQPSGLTLGGCPVVGLVPGSKVLFFDNELQDCNSVLMMTKDELVYTFALTYTPEAFAGTPITRAGGAVIGVQCHYQRFQNVSGNALKPTWVPYASTEAGEEVLLFSLKLMMDDWSFERPSNSYFLGDVINVEASVKVYNHVPLRVFVDSCVATQVPDVNAIPRYLFIENHGCLVDAKVTASSSRFMPRSQEDKIRFQLEAFMFQGGSSPSIYMTCVLKATLASAPSDALHKSCSFANGWLAADGNHQVCGCCDSTCGPDGGTAASPFGGLQWEGKASLGPVVVQEHKKTLAGLQ; via the exons ATGGGTCTTTTGCAATATGTGTTAGTGCTGGTTGTGCTTGTGGTGTTTGATCTGAAGAATGCTTTTGGAAGTTTGAGATCCAGTCAAAGTCCAAAAAGCAAGAAGCATCAATCATATCCAGCTTCCAGAGTGCCTGTTTCTTCTCAAGTGCTCGGAAACACTTTGCAGAAGGCTTCTCTGTCTCAGAGTCTTGACTACAGAGGATTTGCACAAGAGCCTCTTGGTCTTCAGGAGAAGCAGGTGTTGCAGGGTCCAGTGAAGCCTTTGGACTGGAGGTTTCCCACTGTTCCAGAAGTGCCGAGTGAGATGGCGGTGGACTTCCATTTGAGGCAACCTGTGACTCCCAGTAGTGTAGCTATTCAATGCGGTGAGAACCGGGTTCATGTGGAGGTACAGCAGGACTTGTTTAGCAATGGTGAACTGATCCAGCCATCTGGTCTGACTTTGGGAGGATGTCCTGTTGTCGGTTTGGTCCCAGGCTCCAAGGTGCTCTTCTTTGACAATGAACTGCAGGACTGCAATAGTGTGTTGATG ATGACCAAGGATGAGCTTGTCTACACCTTTGCCCTTACCTACACTCCTGAGGCGTTTGCTGGCACTCCGATTACCCGTGCAGGTGGTGCAGTTATTGGTGTTCAATGCCATTATCAAAG GTTTCAAAATGTCAGCGGTAATGCCTTGAAGCCAACTTGGGTCCCTTATGCCTCAACGGAGGCTGGTGAAGAAGTCTTGCTGTTCTCCCTGAAGCTCATGATGG ATGACTGGTCCTTTGAGAGGCCTTCAAACTCTTACTTCCTGGGTGACGTTATTAATGTTGAGGCATCTGTGAAGGTATACAACCACGTCCctctgcgtgtgtttgtggacaGCTGTGTGGCCACCCAAGTACCTGATGTGAACGCCATTCCGAGATATTTGTTCATTGAGAATCATGG ATGTCTTGTGGATGCCAAGGTCACAGCTTCCAGCTCGCGCTTCATGCCTCGATCCCAGGAGGACAAAATCCGGTTCCAGCTGGAGGCCTTCATGTTCCAGGGGGGATCCAGTCCTTCT ATCTACATGACGTGTGTTCTGAAGGCCACTCTTGCTTCTGCACCTAGTGACGCGCTCCACAAATCCTGTTCCTTTGCCAATGG GTGGCTTGCTGCTGATGGGAACCACCAGGTTTGTGGTTGCTGTGACTCCACATGTGGTCCTGATGGTGGAACTGCTGCTTCTCCTTTTGGAG GCCTTCAGTGGGAAGGGAAGGCCTCGCTCGGTCCTGTAGTGGTTCAAGAGCACAAGAAGACTTTGGCTGGTCTTCAATAA
- the LOC113080041 gene encoding zona pellucida sperm-binding protein 3, whose translation MGLLQYVLVLVVLVVFDLKNAFGSLRSSQSPKSKKHQSYPASRVPVSSQVLGNTLQKASLSQSLDYRGFAQEPLGLQEKQVLQGPVKPLDWRFPTVPEVPSEMAVDFHLRQPVTPSSVAIQCGENRVHVEVQQDLFSNGELIQPSGLTLGGCPVVGLVPGSKVLFFDNELQDCNSVLMMTKDELVYTFALTYTPEAFAGTPITRAGGAVIGVQCHYQRFQNVSGNALKPTWVPYASTEAGEEVLLFSLKLMMDDWSFERPSNSYFLGDVINVEASVKVYNHVPLRVFVDSCVATQVPDVNALPRYLFIENHGCLVDAKVTASSSRFMPRSQEDKIRFQLEAFMFQGGSSPSIYMTCVLKATLASAPSDALHKSCSFANGWLAADGNHQVCGCCDSTCGPDGGTAASPFGGLQWEGKASLGPVVVQEHKKTLAGLQ comes from the exons ATGGGTCTTTTGCAATATGTGTTAGTGCTGGTTGTGCTTGTGGTGTTTGATCTGAAGAATGCTTTTGGAAGTTTGAGATCCAGTCAAAGTCCAAAAAGCAAGAAGCATCAATCATATCCAGCTTCCAGAGTGCCTGTTTCTTCTCAAGTGCTCGGAAACACTTTGCAGAAGGCTTCTCTGTCTCAGAGTCTTGACTACAGAGGATTTGCACAAGAGCCTCTTGGTCTTCAGGAGAAGCAGGTGTTGCAGGGTCCAGTGAAGCCTTTGGACTGGAGGTTTCCCACTGTTCCAGAAGTGCCGAGTGAGATGGCGGTGGACTTCCATTTGAGGCAACCTGTGACTCCCAGTAGTGTAGCTATTCAATGCGGTGAGAACCGGGTTCATGTGGAGGTACAGCAGGACTTGTTTAGCAATGGTGAACTGATCCAGCCATCTGGTCTGACTTTGGGAGGATGTCCTGTTGTCGGTTTGGTCCCAGGCTCCAAGGTGCTCTTCTTTGACAATGAACTGCAGGACTGCAATAGTGTGTTGATG ATGACCAAGGATGAGCTTGTCTACACCTTTGCCCTTACCTACACTCCTGAGGCGTTTGCTGGCACTCCGATTACCCGTGCAGGTGGTGCAGTTATTGGTGTTCAATGCCATTATCAAAG GTTTCAAAATGTCAGCGGTAATGCCTTGAAGCCAACTTGGGTCCCTTATGCCTCAACGGAGGCTGGTGAAGAAGTCTTGCTGTTCTCCCTGAAGCTCATGATGG ATGACTGGTCCTTTGAGAGGCCTTCAAACTCTTACTTCCTGGGTGACGTTATTAATGTTGAGGCATCTGTGAAGGTATACAACCACGTCCctctgcgtgtgtttgtggacaGCTGTGTGGCCACCCAAGTACCTGATGTGAACGCCCTTCCGAGATATTTGTTCATTGAGAATCATGG ATGTCTTGTGGATGCCAAGGTCACAGCTTCCAGCTCGCGCTTCATGCCTCGATCCCAGGAGGACAAAATCCGGTTCCAGCTGGAGGCCTTCATGTTCCAGGGGGGATCCAGTCCTTCT ATCTACATGACGTGTGTTCTGAAGGCCACTCTTGCTTCTGCACCTAGTGACGCGCTCCACAAATCCTGTTCCTTTGCCAATGG GTGGCTTGCTGCTGATGGGAACCACCAGGTTTGTGGTTGCTGTGACTCCACATGTGGTCCTGATGGTGGAACTGCTGCTTCTCCTTTTGGAG GCCTTCAGTGGGAAGGGAAGGCCTCGCTCGGTCCTGTAGTGGTTCAAGAGCACAAGAAGACTTTGGCTGGTCTTCAATAA
- the LOC113080042 gene encoding zona pellucida sperm-binding protein 3-like: MGLLQYVLVLVVLVVFDLKNAFGSLRSSQSPKSKKHQSYPASRVPVSSQVLGNTLQKASLSQSLDYRGFAQEPLGLQEKQVLQGPVKPLDWRFPTVPEVPSEMAVDFHLRQPVTPSSVAIQCGENRVHVEVQQDLFSNGELIQPSGLTLGGCPVVGLVPGSKVLFFDNELQDCNSVLMMTKDELVYTFALTYTPEAFAGTPITRAGGAVIGVQCHYQRFQNVSGNALKPTWVPYASTEAGEEVLLFSLKLMMDDWSFERPSNSYFLGDVINVEASVKVYNHVPLRVFVDSCVATQVPDVNALPRYLFIENHGCLVDAKVTASSSRFMPRSQEDKIRFQLEAFMFQGGSSPSIYMTCVLKATLASAPSDALHKSCSFANGWLAADGNHQVCGCCDSTCGPDGGTAASPFGGLQWEGKASLGPVVVQEHKKTLAGLQ, translated from the exons ATGGGTCTTTTGCAATATGTGTTAGTGCTGGTTGTGCTTGTGGTGTTTGATCTGAAGAATGCTTTTGGAAGTTTGAGATCCAGTCAAAGTCCAAAAAGCAAGAAGCATCAATCATATCCAGCTTCCAGAGTGCCTGTTTCTTCTCAAGTGCTCGGAAACACTTTGCAGAAGGCTTCTCTGTCTCAGAGTCTTGACTACAGAGGATTTGCACAAGAGCCTCTTGGTCTTCAGGAGAAGCAGGTGTTGCAGGGTCCAGTGAAGCCTTTGGACTGGAGGTTTCCCACTGTTCCAGAAGTGCCGAGTGAGATGGCGGTGGACTTCCATTTGAGGCAACCTGTGACTCCCAGTAGTGTAGCTATTCAATGCGGTGAGAACCGGGTTCATGTGGAGGTACAGCAGGACTTGTTTAGCAATGGTGAACTGATCCAGCCATCTGGTCTGACTTTGGGAGGATGTCCTGTTGTCGGTTTGGTCCCAGGCTCCAAGGTGCTCTTCTTTGACAATGAACTGCAGGACTGCAATAGTGTGTTGATG ATGACCAAGGATGAGCTTGTCTACACCTTTGCCCTTACCTACACTCCTGAGGCGTTTGCTGGCACTCCGATTACCCGTGCAGGTGGTGCAGTTATTGGTGTTCAATGCCATTATCAAAG GTTTCAAAATGTCAGCGGTAATGCCTTGAAGCCAACTTGGGTCCCTTATGCCTCAACGGAGGCTGGTGAAGAAGTCTTGCTGTTCTCCCTGAAGCTCATGATGG ATGACTGGTCCTTTGAGAGGCCTTCAAACTCTTACTTCCTGGGTGACGTTATTAATGTTGAGGCATCTGTGAAGGTATACAACCACGTCCctctgcgtgtgtttgtggacaGCTGTGTGGCCACCCAAGTACCTGATGTGAACGCCCTTCCGAGATATTTGTTCATTGAGAATCATGG atgtcttGTGGATGCCAAGGTCACAGCTTCCAGCTCGCGCTTCATGCCTCGATCCCAGGAGGACAAAATCCGGTTCCAGCTGGAGGCCTTCATGTTCCAGGGGGGATCCAGTCCTTCT ATCTACATGACGTGTGTTCTGAAGGCCACTCTTGCTTCTGCACCTAGTGACGCGCTCCACAAATCCTGTTCCTTTGCCAATGG GTGGCTTGCTGCTGATGGGAACCACCAGGTTTGTGGTTGCTGTGACTCCACATGTGGTCCTGATGGTGGAACTGCTGCTTCTCCTTTTGGAG GCCTTCAGTGGGAAGGGAAGGCCTCGCTCGGTCCTGTAGTGGTTCAAGAGCACAAGAAGACTTTGGCTGGTCTTCAATAA
- the LOC113080046 gene encoding zona pellucida sperm-binding protein 4-like produces the protein MAGSWCLVQISLVCAFCHAVPQWSKSLQDAQALMMQQTDQQFQLQQTDQQFQLQKPVQQLTNQQFQLQKPVQQLTNQQFPLQKPVQQLTNQQFPLQKPVQHLPNPQFPLQKPVQQLTKPQYPLQKPVQPLTNQQFPLRKPVQQLTKPQFPLQKPVQQLTNQQFPIQKPVQHLPNPQFPLQKPVQQLTKPQFPIQKPVKQQFQKPVVQAEPFDKCVAVADSEQIQCGLPGISGAECEAINCCFNGQQCFYGRAVTVQCIRDGQFVVVVSRDVTLPRLSLDTVHLLGGNDPPCAPVGSTPSFAIYQFPVTACGTSVMEDSGYVVYENRMTSSYEVGIGPYGSITRDSHFEFLFQCRYSGTSVEALVVEVNSVPPPPPVAAPGPLRVELRLANGQCVTKGCAEGDEAYTSYYSDADYPITKVLREPVYVEVHIMERTDPNIVLTLGRCWTTSTPSPLSLPQWDLLIDGCPYQDDRYLTTLVPVTGSSGLQFPTHYKRFVVKMFTFVDPASLAALQETIFIHCTTEVCHPSSGSCEQSCTRKRRDTRIKAVSGEQTVVSSGEVTLVM, from the exons ATGGCTGGAAGTTGGTGTTTGGTTCAGATTTCGTTGGTCTGTGCTTTCTGTCATGCTGTTCCACAGTGGAGTAAGTCGCTTCAGGATGCTCAAGCTCTGATGATGCAGCAGACTGACCAGCAGTTTCAGCTCCAGCAGACTGACCAGCAGTTTCAGctccagaagccagttcaacagctaactaaccaacagtttcagctccagaagccagttcaacagctaactaaccaacagtttccgcttcagaagcctgttcaacagctaactaaccagcagtttccacttcagaaACCAGTTCAACACCTACCTAACCCGCaatttccacttcagaagcctgttcaacaGTTAACTAAGCCGCAGTAtccgcttcagaagcctgttcaaccgctaactaaccagcagtttccgcttcggaagccagttcaacagctaactaagccgcagtttccgcttcagaagcctgttcaacagctaactaaccagcagtttccgatTCAGAAACCAGTTCAACACCTACCTAACCCGCaatttccacttcagaagcctgttcaacagttaactaagccgcagtttccgATTCAGAAGCCAGTTAAACAGCAGTTTCAGAAGCCAGTAGTGCAGGCAGAGCCCTTTGATAAATGTGTAGctgtagctgattctgagcagatccaatgtggtctacctgggatcagtggtgctgagtgtgaagctatcaactgctgctttaaCGGACAGCAGTGTTTCTATGGAAGGGCGG TGACCGTCCAGTGtattagagatggtcagtttgtggtagtggtgtctAGAGATGTTACtctgcctcgactgagtctggatacggttcatctactgggtggaaatgacccaccttgtgctcctgtggggtctacaccttcctttgctatataccagttccctgtgaccgcatgtggcacgagcgtgatg GAGGACAGCGGATATGTGGTGTATGAAAACCGAATGACCTCCtcgtatgaagtggggattggaccatatggttctatcacaagggacagtcattttGA gtttctcttccagtgtagataTTCAGGAACTTCagtggaagctctggttgtggaggtcaactctgttcctccacctccaccagtagctgctcctggacctctcagggtggagctcagactggccaatggccaatgcgtcaccaaaggctgtgctgaag gggatgaggcctacacgtcctaTTACAGTGAcgctgattatcccatcacaaaagtcctgcgagagcctgtgtatgttgaggtgcacattatggagaggaccgaccccaacattgtcctgacGCTGGGACGTTGTTGGACGACTTCAACCCCCAGTCCACTCAGTctcccccagtgggaccttctgatcGACGG atgcccttaccaggacgaccgctatctgaccacactggttccagtgactggatcgtctggtcttcagttcccaacccactacaagcgctttgttgtgaagatgttcacatttgtagatccagCCTCACTGGCTGCTCTGCAGGAAACC atcttcatccactgcactacagaggtgtgccatccatcatctgGCTCTTGTGAGCAAAGCTGCACCAGGAAAC GAAGAGACACTCGTATCAAGGCTGTCTCTGgggagcagactgtggtttctagtggagaagttactctggtcatgtaa
- the LOC113080047 gene encoding zona pellucida sperm-binding protein 4-like, whose protein sequence is MAGSWCLVQISLVCAFCHAVPQWSKSLQDAQALMMQQTDQQFQLQQTDQQFQLQKPVQQLTNQQFPLQKPVQQLTNQQFPLQKPVQHLPNPQFPLQKPVQQLTKPQYPLQKPVQPLTNQQFPLRKPVQQLTKPQFPLQKPVQQLTNQQFPIQKPVQHLPNPQFPLQKPVQQLTKPQFPIQKPVKQQFQKPVVQAEPFDKCVAVADSEQIQCGLPGISGAECEAINCCFNGQQCFYGRAVTVQCIRDGQFVVVVSRDVTLPRLSLDTVHLLGGNDPPCAPVGSTPSFAIYQFPVTACGTSVMEDSGYVVYENRMTSSYEVGIGPYGSITRDSHFEFLFQCRYSGTSVEALVVEVNSVPPPPPVAAPGPLRVELRLANGQCVTKGCAEGDEAYTSYYSDADYPITKVLREPVYVEVHIMERTDPNIVLTLGRCWTTSTPSPLSLPQWDLLIDGCPYQDDRYLTTLVPVTGSSGLQFPTHYKRFVVKMFTFVDPASLAALQETIFIHCTTEVCHPSSGSCEQSCTRKRRDTRIKAVSGEQTVVSSGEVTLIM, encoded by the exons ATGGCTGGAAGTTGGTGTTTGGTTCAGATTTCGTTGGTCTGTGCTTTCTGTCATGCTGTTCCACAGTGGAGTAAGTCGCTTCAGGATGCTCAAGCTCTGATGATGCAGCAGACTGACCAGCAGTTTCAGCTCCAGCAGACTGACCAGCAGTTTCAGctccagaagccagttcaacagctaactaaccaacagtttccgcttcagaagcctgttcaacagctaactaaccagcagtttccacttcagaaACCAGTTCAACACCTACCTAACCCGCaatttccacttcagaagcctgttcaacaGTTAACTAAGCCGCAGTAtccgcttcagaagcctgttcaaccgctaactaaccagcagtttccgcttcggaagccagttcaacagctaactaagccgcagtttccgcttcagaagcctgttcaacagctaactaaccagcagtttccgatTCAGAAACCAGTTCAACACCTACCTAACCCGCaatttccacttcagaagcctgttcaacagttaactaagccgcagtttccgATTCAGAAGCCAGTTAAACAGCAGTTTCAGAAGCCAGTAGTGCAGGCAGAGCCCTTTGATAAATGTGTAGctgtagctgattctgagcagatccaatgtggtctacctgggatcagtggtgctgagtgtgaagctatcaactgctgctttaaCGGACAGCAGTGTTTCTATGGAAGGGCGG TGACCGTCCAGTGtattagagatggtcagtttgtggtagtggtgtctAGAGATGTTACtctgcctcgactgagtctggatacggttcatctactgggtggaaatgacccaccttgtgctcctgtggggtctacaccttcctttgctatataccagttccctgtgaccgcatgtggcacgagcgtgatg GAGGACAGCGGATATGTGGTGTATGAAAACCGAATGACCTCCtcgtatgaagtggggattggaccatatggttctatcacaagggacagtcattttGA gtttctcttccagtgtagataTTCAGGAACTTCagtggaagctctggttgtggaggtcaactctgttcctccacctccaccagtagctgctcctggacctctcagggtggagctcagactggccaatggccaatgcgtcaccaaaggctgtgctgaag gggatgaggcctacacgtcctaTTACAGTGAcgctgattatcccatcacaaaagtcctgcgagagcctgtgtatgttgaggtgcacattatggagaggaccgaccccaacattgtcctgacGCTGGGACGTTGTTGGACGACTTCAACCCCCAGTCCACTCAGTctcccccagtgggaccttctgatcGACGG atgcccttaccaggacgaccgctatctgaccacactggttccagtgactggatcgtctggtcttcagttcccaacccactacaagcgctttgttgtgaagatgttcacatttgtagatccagCCTCACTGGCTGCTCTGCAGGAAACC atcttcatccactgcactacagaggtgtgccatccatcatctgGCTCTTGTGAGCAAAGCTGCACCAGGAAAC GAAGAGACACTCGTATAAAGGCTGTCTCTGgggagcagactgtggtttctagtggagAAGTTACTCTGATCATGTAA